The DNA segment TCGCGGCGATCTCCTTCGACGACCAGAGCGCAGCAGGCGCCGGGAACGTGGTCGTCACCGAACCAGCGACGGCGCCGGGCGCGCTAACCGACCGGTACGGGGCGGAACGAGTGCTGCTGGTCGCCGACGTCACCGTTCCGGAGTCGGTCGCCGACAGCGACGGGAGCGTGGTGTTCCGGCTCTCGCCGTCGGCCCTCGGCGACTACGCGACCGACTCACTCCGTGTCGTCCGCGTCGACGACGGATCCGTCGACGAACTCGAGACGCACGTCGACGACTCAGGCACCGGTACACGGTCGGTCACCGGCGAGACGTCCGGCTTCTCGACCGTCGCAGTCGTCGCCGTCGACGACGACCCGTCCGCCGGCGACGGCACGGACGGAACCGACTCCCCGGCCGGAAACGAGTCCGACGGCTCCGACGGAGACGGATCGGCGGACGGCGTGCCCACCGTCGGCCCCGCTGTCGCGCTCCTGGCCTTCCTCCTCGCCGCGGCCGTCGCCGCTCGCCGGGACGCCTGAACCGGCGGACGGCGGCGGTTCTGTCGTAGCACTCGCGTCCGCCCGCTGTGTTCTACTCACTCTGGTACTCGCGTTCGCATGGTCTCGGTACTCGACCTCGGTCGCCAGCCGCCGCGTCTCGCCCCGAACTCTCGCCGAGGACGTGTAAACGTTTAATTGGGTGTGGCGGCGAGTCCGCGACGATGAAGGCGATTTCCCGCGTCGAGCGGCTCGGGTGGGTGGCGGCGATGGCCGTCGTCGTCGCGCTCACCGTGCCGTGGTTTCTGTGGGGTAGCGACCGACTCGTCGCCGGCCTCCCGCTCTGGCTCTGGTGGTTCGTCGGCTGGATGTGCCTCGCCGCCGTCGTGTTCGGCCTGTTCGCCAGACGAGCCTGGGGGCTCGGGATCACCCACAGCGTCGGTTCCGACCGACCGGCGGGTGAGCGGTCGTGACCGCGGCCCTGCAACTCGGAATCGTCGTCGGCTACCTCTGCCTGGCGCTGGGTGTCGGGATGCTCGCCTATCGGGCCACCGACCGGACCGCGGAAGACTTCTACCTCGCGAGTCGGACCTTCGGCACGGTCGTCCTGCTGTTTACCGTCTTCGCGACGTTGCTGTCTGCCTTTACCTTCTTCGGCGGCCCGGACACCGCCTTCGCGCGCGGGCCGGAGTGGATCCTCGTCATGGGTCTGATGGACGGGGTCCTCTTCGCGCTGCTGTGGTACGTCGTCGGGTACAAGCAGTGGCTGCTCGGCCAGCGCCACGGCTACGTGACGATCGGCGAGTTACTCGGCGACCGGTTCGGCTCGACGAGAGTCCGGGGACTCGTCGCCGGCGTCTCGCTGTTCTGGCTGTTTCCCTACGTCATGCTCCAGCAGATCGGCGCCGGCGGCGCGCTGGCGGCGCTGACGGACGGCGCGATGACGTTCTGGATGGGTGCGACGCTTATCACGGCGTTCATGATCGGCTACGTCGTCCTCGCGGGAATGCGCGGCATCGCCTGGACAGACACGCTCCAGGGCGCGTTCATGCTCGTGATGGTCTGGGCCGCGCTGGCGTGGGTGCTCGCGAGCGTCGACGGCGGCCTCGCGACGATCAACGCCGGCCTGGATTCGAACGCACCCGCCTTCCTCGCGCTCGGCAGCGACTGGTACACGCCCCAGCGGATGCTCACCTTCGCGATCTCGATCGCCTTCGGCGTCGCCATGTTCCCGCAGGTCAACCAGCGCTTCTTCGCCGCGGCTTCCGAACGCGTCCTGAAACGCTCGTTCGCGCTCTGGCCGCTGCTCGTCCTCCTGCTCTTCGTCCCCGCGTTCCTGCTCGGCGCGTGGGCGAAGGGACTCGGCCTCGAAGCGGACGTCGCCGCCGGGGAGTCGATCCT comes from the Halovivax cerinus genome and includes:
- a CDS encoding DUF3311 domain-containing protein, with product MKAISRVERLGWVAAMAVVVALTVPWFLWGSDRLVAGLPLWLWWFVGWMCLAAVVFGLFARRAWGLGITHSVGSDRPAGERS
- a CDS encoding sodium:solute symporter family protein, translated to MTAALQLGIVVGYLCLALGVGMLAYRATDRTAEDFYLASRTFGTVVLLFTVFATLLSAFTFFGGPDTAFARGPEWILVMGLMDGVLFALLWYVVGYKQWLLGQRHGYVTIGELLGDRFGSTRVRGLVAGVSLFWLFPYVMLQQIGAGGALAALTDGAMTFWMGATLITAFMIGYVVLAGMRGIAWTDTLQGAFMLVMVWAALAWVLASVDGGLATINAGLDSNAPAFLALGSDWYTPQRMLTFAISIAFGVAMFPQVNQRFFAAASERVLKRSFALWPLLVLLLFVPAFLLGAWAKGLGLEADVAAGESILPVVLDAYAPGWFAALVIAGAIAAMMSSSDSMLLSGSSYFTRDLYRPLVDETLSQRREDALGRLGVVGFAVGALAASVWVEEVGAFGAGSVGSLLVEIGDLAFGGFAQLAPAVILALYWRGTTRTGMIAGLAVPQLAYLAFNFLPATDVGGVTVFAPTYFGWGISLYCMLLGVLVTWGASVATAHAPAENVGRTVDELAAE